One Miscanthus floridulus cultivar M001 chromosome 11, ASM1932011v1, whole genome shotgun sequence DNA window includes the following coding sequences:
- the LOC136492419 gene encoding peroxidase 55-like yields MDPDFASQLNSTCSSDPNAFAFLDPSPVGFDNAFYRNLQVGNGLLGSDQGAFFGDFVAAMTKLGRIGVKMPAIGGEIRQDCQFSN; encoded by the exons ATGGACCCCGACTTCGCGTCGCAGCTGAACAGCACCTGCAGCTCCGACCCCAATGCCTtcgccttcctcgacccctcgccggtggGCTTCGACAACGCCTTCTACAGGAACCTGCAGGTCGGCAACGGCCTCCTGGGCTCCGACCAG GGTGCCTTCTTCGGTGATttcgtggcggcgatgaccaagctcgggaggatcggggtcaagaTGCCGGCCATCGGCGGCGAGATACGCCAGGACTGCCAGTTTTCgaactag